A single region of the Lacerta agilis isolate rLacAgi1 chromosome 9, rLacAgi1.pri, whole genome shotgun sequence genome encodes:
- the LOC117053113 gene encoding estradiol 17-beta-dehydrogenase 11-like: MHLLLEIPVFFLVVLYSYLEALVKLFIPVKEKCVSGQIVLITGSGHGLGRATAYEFARRQCKLVLLDINKNGVEETAEECRRLGVTAHAFVVDCSKKEEIYSAAEKVKKEIGDVHILMNNAGVISPTDVLSTEDQAIQKMFEVNILAHYWTAKAFLPTMMKNNHGHIITVASAGGHIVAPFLVAYCSSKFAAVGLHRALTEELSALKKDGVKTSCICPMFINSDFVKNPSSRLMPPLEPEEVANQAMKGILTNESMIFIPRFLKVSVMLDRFLPARGAKALWKLNKLKFDFTIGYKDKEN; the protein is encoded by the exons ATGCATCTCTTGCTCGAGATCCCTGTTTTTTTCCTTGTAGTCCTCTACTCCTATTTAGAGGCTCTTGTCAAGCTTTTCATTCCTGTGAAGGAAAAATGTGTTAGCGGACAAATTGTTCTGATCACTGGATCCGGCCATGGGCTTGGGAGAGCCACTGCTTACGAATTTGCGAGGCGTCAGTGCAAGTTAGTTCTGTTGGATATCAACAAG AATGGCGTTGAAGAAACTGCTGAAGAATGCAGGAGGCTGGGAGTCACAGCACATGCTTTTGTGGTGGACTGTAGCAAGAAAGAGGAAATCTACAGCGCTGCAGAGAAG GTGAAAAAGGAGATTGGCGATGTGCACATCTTGATGAACAACGCCGGGGTGATCTCCCCAACAGACGTGCTGTCAACTGAAGACCAAGCCATTCAAAAAATGTTTGAAGTCAACATCCTTGCTCACTACTGG ACCGCAAAAGCATTTCTACCGACCATGATGAAGAACAACCACGGCCATATCATCACTGTGGCTTCTGCGGGGGGACACATAGTGGCTCCATTCCTCGTGGCTTATTG CTCGTCCAAATTCGCTGCAGTTGGGCTTCACCGAGCTTTGACAGAAGAGCTGTCTGCACTGAAGAAAGACGGGGTCAAGACTTCATGCATCTGCCCTATGTTTATAAATTCCGACTTCGTCAAAAATCCATCTTCAAG ATTAATGCCTCCTTTGGAGCCTGAAGAAGTTGCAAATCAAGCAATGAAGGGAATTCTAACCAATGAGAGCATGATTTTCATCCCACGATTTCTGAAAGTCAGTGTCATGCTGGATAG GTTTCTTCCAGCTCGTGGAGCTAAAGCTTTGTGGAAGCTTAATAAACTTAAATTTGATTTTACCATTGGATACAAGGACAAGGAAAACTAA
- the LOC117052605 gene encoding estradiol 17-beta-dehydrogenase 11-like, producing the protein MHNKQPQGRKPLIWRLVLFILLVLKTLVICAYSFLEALVKLFIPKRRKSVCGEIVLITGAARGLGRATAHEFAKRQSKLVLWDINKEGVEETAEECRKLGAIAHAFAMDCRNRTEIYSVADKVKKEIGDVSILINNAAATKVAVLCSTKDELIQNMFDINVLAHFWTVKAFLTPMIKNNHGHIVTVASFAGHLGVPCMVCYSSSKWSAVGFHESLKEELSILKMDGIETTCMCPVFMNTDSVKLLKAIFRCPLVDVEDAAKALMEGILTNQKMIFVPQCAKFHQLIKCLPERAYDAVMNAMMLFQII; encoded by the exons ATGCACAATAAGCAGCCGCAGGGTAGAAAGCCTCTAATATGGAGACTGGTGCTTTTCATCCTTCTAGTCCTCAAGACTTTAGTCATATGCGCTTATTCATTCTTGGAAGCATTGGTGAAACTCTTTATTCCGAAAAGGAGAAAATCTGTTTGTGGAGAGATTGTTCTGATCACCGGTGCTGCCCGTGGGCTTGGAAGAGCAACAGCCCATGAGTTTGCCAAACGCCAAAGCAAGCTGGTTCTTTGGGATATCAACAAG GAAGGTGTTGAGGAAACAGCTGAGGAATGCAGAAAGCTGGGTGCCATTGCACATGCTTTTGCTATGGACTGCAGGAACAGGACGGAAATCTACAGTGTTGCAGATAAA GTGAAAAAAGAAATTGGAGATGTGAGCATCTTGATAAATAACGCTGCAGCAACAAAAGTTGCAGTACTGTGTTCAACGAAGGATGAGCTGATCCAGAACATGTTTGACATTAACGTTCTTGCTCATTTCTGG ACagttaaagcattcctgacaccaATGATTAAAAACAACCATGGACATATTGTCACGGTTGCTTCATTCGCTGGGCATTTAGGCGTTCCATGCATGGTTTGCTACAG TTCAAGCAAGTGGAGTGCTGTTGGATTTCATGAGAGTCTGAAAGAGGAGCTGAGCATTTTGAAAATGGATGGGATTGAAACAACATGCATGTGCCCGGTTTTTATGAACACTGACTCTGTAAAACTCCTTAAGGCAAT CTTCAGGTGCCCTTTGGTAGATGTGGAAGACGCAGCCAAAGCATTAATGGAAGGAATACTTACTAACCAGAAAATGATTTTCGTTCCACAGTGTGCCAAATTTCACCAACTTATAAA GTGTTTGCCAGAACGTGCTTACGATGCCGTCATGAATGCCATGATGTTGTTTCAAATTATTTAA
- the LOC117052896 gene encoding DCN1-like protein 5 produces MPVKKKRKSSGQAGDETGLKKCKISSYCRSQASSKVISGEEHFSSKKCLAWFYEYAGEDEVVGPEGMEKFCEDIGVEPENIIMLVLAWKLEAESMGFFTKEEWLKGMTSLQCDCTEKLQSKFDFLRSQLNDISTFKNIYRYAFDFARDKDQRSLDIDTAKSMLALLLGRTWPLFSIFYQYLEQSKYRVINKDQWYNVLEFSRTVHADLSNYDEDGAWPVLLDEFVEWQKVRQAS; encoded by the coding sequence atgcccgtgaagaagaagcgcaaatcctcggggcaggcgggggacgagacgggcctcaagaagtgcaaaatcagcagctactgcaggtctcaagcttctagtaaagtgataagcggtgaggagcatttttcaagcaagaagtgcctggcttggttttatgaatatgcaggtgaggatgaagtggtagggccagaaggaatggagaaattctgtgaggacattggcgttgaacctgaaaatattattatgctagttttagcctggaaactggaggctgaaagcatgggattttttacaaaggaagaatggttaaaggggatgacctcattacaatgtgactgcacagaaaagctgcagagtaaatttgattttttgcgctcgcaactgaatgatatttcaacatttaagaatatctacagatatgcctttgattttgcaagggataaagaccagagaagtctggatattgacactgcaaaatctatgttagctcttctgcttggaagaacgtggcctctgttttcaatattttaccaATACTTGGAGCAGTCAAAATACAGAGTAATTAACAAAGATCAGTGGTACAATGTGTTAGAATTCAGCAGAACTGTCCATGCAGATCTTAGCAACTATGATGAAGATGGGGCATGGCCTGTTCTTCTTGATGAATTTGTGGAGTGGCAAAAGGTTCGCCAAGCATCATAG